The following DNA comes from Enterobacteriaceae endosymbiont of Donacia clavipes.
CACATTTATCTGGATTAAAATCTGCTATAACACGTACATTAAATTCATATATAGATAAAGAAGGATATAATAAAAAAAAAAAAATAAATATAACAGGAGAAGATACTAGAGAAGGATTAATAGCACTTATATCTATTAAAATTACTAATCCTAAATTTTCTTCTCAAACTAAAGAAAAATTAATATCATCAGAAGTAAAATCATTAGTTGAATGTTATGTAAATCAACAATTGATGTTTTTTCTATTAGAAAAACCTCGAGATGCTAAAAATATAGTAAATAAAATTATATATGCAGCAAAAATAAGAGATACATTAAGAAAAACTAGAGAAGTAATAAAAAATCAAAATTTTACAGAAATATCTAGATTACCGGGAAAATTATCAGATTGTCAAGAAAGTAATCCCGCTCTATCTGAAATTTATTTAGTAGAAGGAGATTCAGCTGGTGGTTCAGCAAAACAAGGTAGAAATAGAAAAAATCAAGCTATTTTACCATTAAAAGGGAAAATTCTTAATGTAGAAAAAGCTAAATTTAATAAAATTCTTTCTTCTCAAGAAATAATTACTTTAATTACTGCTTTAGGTTGTAATATTAGTTCTGGAAAATATAATTTAGAAAAATTAAGATATCATAATATTATTATTATGACAGATGCAGATGTAGATGGAGCTCATATTCGTACTTTATTATTAACATTTTTTTATAGACAAATGCCTAAAATTATTGAAAAAGGACATATATATATAGCTCAACCTCCTTTATATAAGGTAAAAAAAGGTAATCAAAAATTATATATTAAGAATGATGAAGAAATGACTTTATATAAATTAAAAATAGCTTTAAAAAAAGCAATTTTTTATTTTAAAGGAGCAAAAGAAAAATTATCTGATAAAAAATTATGGATCTTAGCAAAAGAATTTAATTTTGTTAAAAAAATTATAAAATTTTCTAAATATATATTTTTAAAAAAAATATTTTATGCATTATTATATAATTTAAAATTAAATAAACTTGATAATTATAATAATGTTAAATTATGGTTAGATAATTTATTATTATATTTAAATAATAATTTTATAAATACTATATTTACAGGATCAATTAATAAAAATATAGAAAAGAATGTTTTTGAACCTATAATATATGAAAATAAATATGGAAATAAAAATAAATATTTATTAAATCATGATTTTTTTATTAGTACAGAATATAAAAAAATTTTTTTATTAGGAAATAAATTAATTTCTTTAAAAAAGAAAAAAATTTATTATGTAAAAAAAAATAAAAAATGTAAAAATATTAATTCTTTTGAAGAAGGAATTAAATGGTTATTAAAAGAATCTAAAAATAGTTTTACTATACAAAGATATAAAGGATTAGGAGAAATGAATCCAAATCAATTATGGGAAACAACTATGAATCCTTTAACTCGTAATATGTTGAAAGTTACTATTGAAGATGCAAAAAAAGCTGACCAATTATTTTCAACTTTAATGGGTAATGAAGTTGAACCAAGAAGATTATTTATAAAAAATAACGCATTACAAGTAATGAATATTGATATTTAATATTTAATATTTAACTAATTCTATTATAATGGAATTTAATTGAAATAAAATTAATAATTATGTAAGTCTATTGTTTCCAATTTTTTTTCTGTATTTTTTTCATACTTATTAATTATTTTTTTATTAATTAAACCTTGTTCAATTTCTCTTAATGCTAAAATAGTTGTTTTATCATTTTTTTCTACTAATAATGGAATTTTTCCTCTTATTTGTATTTGTCTTGCTCTTTTAGAAGCAACAATAACTAAATCAAATCTATTACCTATTTTTTTAACAGCTTTTTCTACTGTAATTCTAGCCATATTTTTTTTCTTTATAAAAAAATTATTAATTAAATTGTTAATTTTATATTTTATATAAAAATATTTAATAATTTATATCATAAACGTATATATTTTTAATATATATAAATTGTAATATATATATTATAATAAAATACGTTTAAAATATACAATAATTAATATTAATATTTTAAGTTTAATGTAAGGTAATTAAATATGAATTTTAAAAATATTTCTTCTGGAAAAAATATTCCTAATGATATTAATGTAATAATTGAAATATCTTTAAATTCAAATCCAGTAAAATATGAAATTAATAAAAAAAATGGAGTATTATTTGTTGATCGTTTTATTCTTACTCCAATGTTTTATCCATTTAATTATGGATATATAAATAATACCTTATCCTTAGATAAGGATCCTTTAGATGTAGTTGTAATAACTCAATATCCGATTTTACCTGGTTCTGTAATTAGATGTCGTCCTATAGGATTATTAAATATGATAGATGAATCTGGTAATGATAATAAAATAATTGCAGTACCACATAAAAAAATTTCTAAAGAATACTATTTAATAAAAAATATTAAAGATTTATCTATTTTATTACAAGAACAAATTATATATTTTTTTAAACATTATAAAGATTTAGAAAAAGGAAAATGGTGTAAAATTAATGGTTGGGAAGATTTAAAAAAAGCACATGAAGAAATTTTATTTTCTATTAATAAATTTAAAAAAAATAATATTAATTAGTAATATTTTTAATATATAAATATTTTTAAAAAAAATTTTAATAAATAACATTTATATTATATTTTAATTAAATTTTAATAAAAAATATTTTTTTAAAATAATTATTAATAAAATTTTGTTAATTAAAATAAATTTTAAATTAATATCAAAAAAATATTAAAATAAAAAATTAAAATATTTTATAAAAAAAATTAATTAATTTTTTATAAAAAAATAATTTTAATAATTTAATTAATTATTTATTTATAAATTCTAAATAAGATTTATATTTTATAAATTAAGGAATTATAATGTCTAAAATAAAAAAAATAATAGGTAGAGAAATTATTGATTCTAGGGGTAA
Coding sequences within:
- the rpoZ gene encoding DNA-directed RNA polymerase subunit omega, with protein sequence MARITVEKAVKKIGNRFDLVIVASKRARQIQIRGKIPLLVEKNDKTTILALREIEQGLINKKIINKYEKNTEKKLETIDLHNY
- the ppa gene encoding inorganic diphosphatase, giving the protein MNFKNISSGKNIPNDINVIIEISLNSNPVKYEINKKNGVLFVDRFILTPMFYPFNYGYINNTLSLDKDPLDVVVITQYPILPGSVIRCRPIGLLNMIDESGNDNKIIAVPHKKISKEYYLIKNIKDLSILLQEQIIYFFKHYKDLEKGKWCKINGWEDLKKAHEEILFSINKFKKNNIN
- the gyrB gene encoding DNA topoisomerase (ATP-hydrolyzing) subunit B; translated protein: MTNKYYDSSSIQILKGLDAVKKRPGMYIGNTDDGTGLHHMVFEVIDNSIDESLAGFCKKINIVIHNDNSISIIDDGRGIPTGIHREAKISAAEVIMTVLHAGGKFNNKSYKLSGGLHGVGISVVNALSKKLELTIKRNGKIYKQFYYNGFPKNRLKVIGITNLTGTHIRFWPNYNIFNKIQIFNYEILSERLRELSFLNSGLFLSITNKKDNKYNFFQYTGGIKEFIKYLNKNYDPIHKNIFYCYTKNSSINIEIAMQWNNSFKEKICCFTNNIPQIQGGTHLSGLKSAITRTLNSYIDKEGYNKKKKINITGEDTREGLIALISIKITNPKFSSQTKEKLISSEVKSLVECYVNQQLMFFLLEKPRDAKNIVNKIIYAAKIRDTLRKTREVIKNQNFTEISRLPGKLSDCQESNPALSEIYLVEGDSAGGSAKQGRNRKNQAILPLKGKILNVEKAKFNKILSSQEIITLITALGCNISSGKYNLEKLRYHNIIIMTDADVDGAHIRTLLLTFFYRQMPKIIEKGHIYIAQPPLYKVKKGNQKLYIKNDEEMTLYKLKIALKKAIFYFKGAKEKLSDKKLWILAKEFNFVKKIIKFSKYIFLKKIFYALLYNLKLNKLDNYNNVKLWLDNLLLYLNNNFINTIFTGSINKNIEKNVFEPIIYENKYGNKNKYLLNHDFFISTEYKKIFLLGNKLISLKKKKIYYVKKNKKCKNINSFEEGIKWLLKESKNSFTIQRYKGLGEMNPNQLWETTMNPLTRNMLKVTIEDAKKADQLFSTLMGNEVEPRRLFIKNNALQVMNIDI